One Halobellus ruber genomic window carries:
- the folE gene encoding GTP cyclohydrolase I, translating into MTEQQYHPDGVDDLSGVNQEKVQRAMRLLLEAVGEDPEREGLKETWQRRVPAALETLTEGERESAKPELRAFDTGGDAVDVVIKTGIPVYSLCEHHLLPYHGVAHIAYRPDGAVVGLSKLARYVRWQSRRLTVQERLTQDIAAGLGDELDPEAVRVEISARHLCEAMRGIETATETTTQATVGELTDNERRRFRSAVDSYE; encoded by the coding sequence ATGACGGAGCAACAGTATCACCCGGACGGTGTGGATGACCTAAGCGGGGTCAATCAGGAGAAGGTACAGCGGGCGATGCGGCTGTTGTTGGAAGCAGTGGGTGAGGATCCGGAGCGTGAGGGGCTCAAAGAGACGTGGCAGCGTCGGGTCCCTGCTGCGTTGGAGACGCTGACTGAAGGCGAGCGCGAGAGTGCGAAACCTGAGTTGCGTGCGTTCGATACTGGCGGTGACGCGGTGGATGTGGTGATCAAGACGGGGATTCCTGTATACAGCCTGTGTGAGCACCATCTGCTCCCGTACCACGGTGTCGCGCACATCGCGTACCGGCCTGACGGGGCTGTCGTGGGGTTATCGAAACTCGCACGATACGTTCGGTGGCAGTCCAGGCGACTGACTGTCCAGGAGAGACTGACTCAGGATATCGCTGCAGGGCTCGGAGACGAACTCGACCCAGAGGCGGTCCGGGTTGAGATTTCGGCCAGGCACCTGTGCGAGGCGATGCGTGGTATTGAGACAGCGACCGAGACGACGACGCAGGCGACAGTCGGTGAACTAACTGACAACGAACGGCGGCGGTTCCGTTCGGCGGTTGATTCCTATGAGTAA